From Bosea sp. NBC_00550, the proteins below share one genomic window:
- a CDS encoding SelT/SelW/SelH family protein, whose protein sequence is MTQTKPAPRIAITYCSMCNWMLRSAWLGQELLSTFGQDLGEVALIPRTGGIFQITYDGELIWDRKTDGGFPDSKVLKQRVRDRLDPERSLGHVDGHTMSTEAES, encoded by the coding sequence ATGACCCAGACCAAGCCCGCCCCCCGCATCGCCATCACCTATTGCTCGATGTGCAACTGGATGCTGCGCTCGGCCTGGCTCGGGCAGGAGTTGCTCTCCACCTTCGGGCAGGATCTCGGCGAGGTAGCGCTGATCCCGCGCACGGGCGGCATCTTCCAGATCACCTATGACGGCGAGCTGATCTGGGACCGCAAGACCGATGGCGGATTCCCGGATTCCAAGGTGCTGAAGCAGCGCGTGCGCGACCGGCTCGACCCCGAGCGCAGCCTCGGCCATGTCGACGGGCACACGATGTCGACGGAAGCGGAGAGCTGA